In the genome of Nonomuraea sp. NBC_00507, the window TCGGCCGTGGACAGCGCCGACTCCAGCTTCTCGTCGTCGCTGGTGGCCGAGGCGGCCGCGGAGCGCAGGTCGGCGAAGCTCTGCAGCAGGATGTCCAGCAGCGTCGGCGGCAGGTCCAGCTCGATCTGGTGCCGGCGCAGCAGCTCTTCGGTACGGAAGCGGACGATCTCCGCCTCGCTCTTCTTGTTCGTCACCACCGGGATGCGGACGAAGTTGAAGCGGCGCTTGAGCGCCGACGACAGGTCGTTGACGCCCCGGTCGCGGCTGTTGGCGGTGGCGATGATGGAGAAGCCCGGCTGGGCGAAGACGATGTTGTCGTCGTCGAGCTCGGGGATGGAGACGTATTTCTCGGACAGGATCGAGATCAGCGCGTCCTGCACGTCGCTGGTAGAGCGGGTCAGCTCCTCGAAGCGGCCGATCACGCCGCCCTCCATCGCCGTCATGATCGGCGAGGGGATCATCGACTCGCGGGACTGGCCCTTGGCGATGACCATGGAGACGTTCCACGAGTATTTGATGTGGTCCTCGGTGGTGCCGGCGGTGCCCTGCACCACGAGCGTGGAGTTGCGGCAGATGGCCGCGGACAGCAGCTCGGCCAGCCAGCTCTTGCCGGTGCCCGGGTCGCCGATCAGCAGCAGGCCCCTGTCGGAGGCCAGGGTCACGATGGCGCGCTCGACGAAGCTGCGGTCGCCGAACCACTTCTGCGGGATCTGTCTGTCGAGCCCGTCGGAGCGCTCGGAGCCGAGGATGAACAGCCGGATCATGCGGGGGCTCAGCCGCCACGTGAACGGCTTGGGGCCGTCGTCGATCGACTCCAGCCAGTCGAGCTCCTCCGCGTACTTCACCTCTGCGGGGGCGCGCAGCATATCGTCACTCATGCGAGGTTTCTCCTAGGTGAGGAAGTTTTTGAGCTCGAAGACGAGCTTGCGGATGTGGCCCGAGATCACCGGGGTGCCCAGGTCCTTGAGTTTCTGGCGGTACCACGAGTCGACGCTCTGGTAGCCGGAGCTGTTGACCGAGCCGACGGGGATGAACTTGACGCCCGAGCGGTGCACGGCCTCGAAGTCGTTGATCAACGACCGGTTGTCGTAGAAGTCGGAGATCCACACCATCACGGTGTTACGGGGATCGGAGATCTTCGGCCTGGCCAGCGCCATCGCCGCCGTGCCGTCGGTGCCGCCGCCGAGCGTGGTGCGCAGCAGCACCTCGAACGGGTCGTGCACCCACGGGGTCAGGTCGAGCGCCCGGGTGTCGTACGCGATCAGGTGCACGTCCACCTTGGGCAGGCCCGCGAAGATCGACGCCAGGATGGTGCAGTTGACCATCGCGTCCACCATCGACCCCGACTGGTCGACGACGACGATGAGCCGGGCGGGGGTGGTGCGGCGGGCGGTCTGCTTGTAGTAGAGCCGGTCCACGTAGAGCCGCTGGTCCTCAGGGCTCCAGTTGGTGAGGTTTTTCCAGATGGTGCGCTCGATGTCGAGGTTGCGGAAGACCCGCTTCGGCGGCACCGACCGGTCGATGACGCCCACGCTGGTCTTCTCCACCTGGGTACGCAGGACCTCGGCGACCTCGTCCACGAACTTGCGGATCAGGGCCTTGGCGTTGGCCAGCGCGACGCCCGACAGGTTGTGCTTGTCGTGCAGGAGCTGCTCGATGAGCGACATGCTGGGCGTCAGCTGCCTGGCCAGCGCCGGGTCGGCGAGCACTTCACGCAGGTGCATGCGTTTGACCAGGTCGCCTTCGATGTTGGCGAGGACCGCGGCCACCTCTTCGTCGCCCGGGCTGCGCCGCAG includes:
- a CDS encoding ATP-binding protein, yielding MSDDMLRAPAEVKYAEELDWLESIDDGPKPFTWRLSPRMIRLFILGSERSDGLDRQIPQKWFGDRSFVERAIVTLASDRGLLLIGDPGTGKSWLAELLSAAICRNSTLVVQGTAGTTEDHIKYSWNVSMVIAKGQSRESMIPSPIMTAMEGGVIGRFEELTRSTSDVQDALISILSEKYVSIPELDDDNIVFAQPGFSIIATANSRDRGVNDLSSALKRRFNFVRIPVVTNKKSEAEIVRFRTEELLRRHQIELDLPPTLLDILLQSFADLRSAAASATSDDEKLESALSTAEQIGVLEDAILHSHFFGDRVLRAQTLAGSLVGSLARRSPEDLAILNKYWHGVVEPRSKNGGGPWQEFLEGGREAIATLS
- a CDS encoding VWA domain-containing protein, whose product is MTRRQVLYWRLLSRLFVPDEQAALETASVAIVDDLGLPPALLDPGVSVDTLVQRFPELGVELQDLMVEKEHEAGDEVRRAALVSKLLLNVFSTGGGNVTAAQLERWKQDAAWFEKGMGCEPGGLRRSPGDEEVAAVLANIEGDLVKRMHLREVLADPALARQLTPSMSLIEQLLHDKHNLSGVALANAKALIRKFVDEVAEVLRTQVEKTSVGVIDRSVPPKRVFRNLDIERTIWKNLTNWSPEDQRLYVDRLYYKQTARRTTPARLIVVVDQSGSMVDAMVNCTILASIFAGLPKVDVHLIAYDTRALDLTPWVHDPFEVLLRTTLGGGTDGTAAMALARPKISDPRNTVMVWISDFYDNRSLINDFEAVHRSGVKFIPVGSVNSSGYQSVDSWYRQKLKDLGTPVISGHIRKLVFELKNFLT